In Monodelphis domestica isolate mMonDom1 chromosome 4, mMonDom1.pri, whole genome shotgun sequence, one DNA window encodes the following:
- the LOC130459039 gene encoding leukocyte immunoglobulin-like receptor subfamily B member 3, translating into MRQAGNEAKFPLPSVTSHDAGTYQCLYRHSSSWWSDRSDPLELVVTGLSAPPSLAALPSSEVAPGQNVTLQCWSERWYDWCVLCKDGEEISRGRTRSHGRWCQIDVFFPAVTPTQEGTYRCFGFNSSSPSLWSSPSATLLLRVSGTSPSPESENKPSGLSILQVSILVGISAFLILIFFLSLLYFHHCRYQPRLGKGDREADIKTTRSSEQAGSTLEETVCADVNDVRQTEEAGQEDTSALQREDPQEVTYAQLDHKRLKRGAEPPPQSGPVEPSVYAALRWRVVTCAVHGDHSIHISTFIM; encoded by the exons ATGAGACAAGCTGGAAATGAGGCCAAGTTCCCTCTTCCATCTGTGACATCACATGATGCTGGGACCTACCAGTGCCTCTACAGACATTCATCCTCTTGGTGGTCAGACCGCAGTGACCCCCTGGAGCTGGTGGTGACAG gcCTCTCTGCCCCGCCCTCCCTGGCAGCCCTGCCCAGCTCTGAGGTGGCCCCAGGACAGAACGTGACCCTGCAGTGCTGGTCAGAGCGATGGTATGACTGGTGTGTCCTGTGCAAGGATGGAGAAGAGATCAGCCGGGGCAGGACCCGGAGCCATGGAAGGTGGTGTCAGATTGACGTCTTCTTCCCTGCTGTGACTCCGACCCAGGAAGGCACTTACAGATGCTTCGGCTTTAAtagttcttccccctccctgtgGTCCTCCCCCAGCGCCACCCTGCTGCTCCGGGTCTCAG gGACCTCTCCAAGCCCTGAGTCTGAGAACAAGCCCTCAG GTCTCTCCATCCTCCAAGTGAGCATCCTGGTGGGCATCTCAGCCTTCCTCATCCtgatcttcttcctctccctcctttactttcaTCACTGTCGGTATCAGCCCAGACTGG GGAAAGGGGACAGAGAGGCAGACATCAAGACCACCAGGAG CTCAGAACAAGCAGGGAGCACCCTAGAGGAGACTGTGT GTGCTGATGTGAATGAtgtcagacagacagaggaggCTGGACAAGAGGACACATCC GCTCTCCAAAGAGAAGACCCTCAGGAAGTGACCTACGCCCAGCTGGACCACAAGAGGCTCAAGCGTGGGGCTGAGCCCCCTCCCCAGTCTGGCCCAGTGGAGCCCAGTGTCTATGCTGCCCTTCG ATGGCGAGTAGTGACATGTGCTGTCCATGGTgatcattcaatacatatttccacgttCATTATgtag